The Engystomops pustulosus chromosome 1, aEngPut4.maternal, whole genome shotgun sequence genome has a window encoding:
- the LOC140126958 gene encoding uncharacterized protein — protein MDKGHFKSLGLRYITAWLQHRIPQTSPYEIYATFTFHVTYIPQLNMARSSFSFVFWSDYTCSTGSREIRFLLFSFFGKETEWHKPTNYQPERSQRVHHLPEIQDGVGQGRPHQGSDNKVQEKVSDLYQRSYEDSGLPNSLHLLGSLVSGPFQNTPGMDLKILEQETGGSGQENPNPTCRQGGPAMVVGRRKSEERDLLVKQPLHPNPDRREPEGLGGSDASAIFPGYLDRGDYKKILKFPRVASSMGSTQREHSSSGPPTPPNSIRQYNYGLLHKKTRRNQVSSPEYPSSENIFVGRTTHSVNFCHSSKGHGEFKGRLSKQKKDPTKRVEPQGGDLPRANIFVGLSSSGLVRNKGEYQMPALFFSGKRGEQGTAGRLLSLLGHSTSLRLPPNSPDRQGPEENISGKYQSHLHLPELAEEKLVPTLEEDVTRESSHSSAIRGPSTSGSNPSSKPREITAVCLDPESSFLSSQGLSSEVIKTLKASRKPVTFAIYHKIWKRFCSFCKDSPPSQANLNILQVLEFLQKGLELGLSTSTLKVQVSALSVFFDQPLIEHRWVKRFIKAASRLKPQTVKKSSAWDLTLVLNALMKEPFEPIDSSSVKNLTLKTVFLIAITSARRLGELQAISIREPYMKILDDRIVLMLDPNFVPKVVSDFHRNQEIILPSFCENPSSAREREWSSLDGKNKGRKASKATIARWLRLAIASCYDLQKSPIPAGIRAHSTRAMSTSWAERRGASLDQICRAATWSSSTTFSKHYRLDLHLSKDLSFGRKVLQAVIPP, from the exons atggacaaaggtcacttcaaatccctgggtcttagatatattactgcatggttacaacatcgaattcctcagacttccccctacgaaatatatgccaccttcaccttccatgtcacttacatcccacagcttaatatggcaagaagtagcttctcttttgtcttctggagtgattatacctgttccacaggatcaagagaaatccggtttttactcttctctttttttggtaaagaaaccgAATGGCACAAACCGACTAATTATCAACCTGAGAGGTCTCAACGAGTTCATCATCTACCGgaaattcaggatggagtcggaCAAGGGAGACCACATCAAGGATCTGATAACAAGGTTCAGGAGAAAGTCAGTGATCTCTATCAGAGAAGCTATGAAGATTCTGGGCTCCctaacagcctgcatctcctcggtagcctggtgtcaggcccattccagaatactccagggatggatcttaagatcctggaacaggaaacaggaggatctggacaggaaaatcccaatcccacctgccgtcaaggaggacctgctatggtggttggaagacggaaatctgaggaaagggatcttctggtcaaacagcccttacatcccaatccagacagacgcgagccagaggggctggggggcagtgatgcctcagcaattttcccagggtacctggacagaggagattACAAGAAGATCCTCAAATTTCCGAGAGTTGCAAGCAGTATGGGAAGCACTCAGCGCGAACACTCCTCTTCTGGCCCACCAACACCTCCTAATTCTATCAgacaatacaactacggtctCCTACATAAAAAGACAAGGAGGAACCAGGTCTCCTCTCCTGAGTACCCTAGCTCGGAAAATATTTTCGTGGGCAGAACAACACACTCTGTCAATTTCTGCCACTCATCTAAAGGGCACGGAGAATTCAAGGgcagactttctaagcagaagaaagatcctaccaaacgagtggagcctcaaggaggagatcttccaagggctaacatctttgtggggttatcctctagtggacttgttcgcaacaagggagaataccaaatgcctgcattatttttctctggaaaaaggggagaacagggaacggctggacgccttctctcactcctgggacattccactagtctacgccttccccccaattcccctgatcgccagggtcctgaggaaaatatttcaggaaaataccagagccatcttcatctgcccgaactggccgaagaaaagctggtacCCACTCTTGAAGAAGATGTCACCAGAGAATCCAGTCATTCTTCCGCCATCAGAGGACCTTCTACATCAGGGTCCAATCCATCATCCAAACCCAGGGAAATTACAGCTGTctgcctggatcctgaatccagcttcttaagctctcagggactctcatctgaagtcatcaagaccctgaaggcaagtagaaaaccagtcacctttgccatctatcataagatatggaagaggttctgttccttctgtaaggacagtccaccttcccaagctaaccttaatattttgcaggtgcttgaatttcttcagaagggtttggagttgggtttgtctaccagcaccctgaaggtccaggtgtcggcgcttagtgtcttcttcgaccagcctctcatcgagcacaggtgggtcaagagatttattaaagctgCCTCTAGGTTAAAGCCTCAGACTGTCAAAAAATCATCAGCATGGGACTTAACTCTAGTTTTGAATGCCTTAATGAAGGAACCATTTGAACCTATTGATTCCTCCAGTGTTAAAAACCTGACACTTAAGACAGTTTTCCTGATAGCCATCACTTCTGCTAGAAGGTTAGGTGAACTTCAGGCTATATCAATTAGggaaccctacatgaaaattctagatgatagaattgttttgatgttggatccaaattttgttcccaaggtggtttccgattttcataggaatcaggagattatcctaccctccttctgtgagaacccttcttcggcaagagaacgcgaatggagttctttggat gggaaaaataaggggaggaaggcgtcgaaggCGACTATTGCAAGATGGCTGAGACTGGCAATTGCCTCATGTTACGACCTACAGAAAAGCCCGATACCAGCGGGAATCCGAGCTCActcgaccagggctatgtccacttcttgggcggaaagaagaggagcgtcaCTAGATCAGATTTGCAGAGCTGCAACGTGGTCTTCATCCACGACATTCTCCAAGCATTATAGGCTGGACTTGCACTTGTCAAAAGACCTATCATTTGGACGCAAGGTGTTACAggctgtaatccctccctaa